A single Streptomyces mirabilis DNA region contains:
- a CDS encoding organic hydroperoxide resistance protein, whose translation MSIQQTDVLYTAVATAENGRDGRVATDDGRLDVVVNPPKEMGGSGAGTNPEQLFAAGYSACFQGALGVVARQENADVSGSTVTAKVGIGKNEDGFGIIVEISATIPNVDGATARDLLEKAHQVCPYSKATRGNITVTLV comes from the coding sequence ATGTCCATCCAGCAGACCGATGTCCTCTACACCGCCGTCGCCACCGCCGAGAACGGTCGCGACGGCCGGGTCGCCACCGACGACGGCAGGCTCGACGTCGTCGTGAACCCGCCCAAGGAGATGGGTGGCAGCGGCGCCGGGACCAATCCGGAGCAGCTCTTCGCCGCCGGGTACAGCGCCTGCTTCCAGGGCGCCCTCGGCGTCGTCGCCCGCCAGGAGAACGCCGACGTCTCCGGCTCGACCGTCACCGCCAAGGTCGGCATCGGCAAGAACGAGGACGGGTTCGGGATCATCGTGGAGATCTCCGCGACGATCCCGAACGTCGACGGGGCCACCGCACGGGACCTCCTCGAAAAGGCCCACCAGGTCTGCCCCTACTCGAAGGCGACCCGCGGCAACATCACCGTGACGCTCGTCTGA
- a CDS encoding aldose epimerase family protein, giving the protein METSRRTVIAAAAAAGLAAGTVGTAHASTGGRKPVKELFGKLADGTKVYRWSLENGGTRLKVISYGGIVQSLEIPDRHGRYANVSLGYDNLASYVAGTTFFGATIGRYGNRIAKGQFTLDGKAYQLSVNDGVNSLHGGAKGFNTKVWDIEGFTSGSDVGLHLHYTSVDGEMGYPGTLKVKVTYTLTRHGDWRIDYEATTDKATVVNLTNHTYYNLAGEGSGGIYDHELHLAAGRYTPTDSGLIPTGELAKVAGTPFDFRKAKPIGRDIRVGHPQLVTAKGFDHNWVLDKGVTARPEHIATLRDPKSGRTLKIATDQPGVQFYSGNFLDGTLVGPSGHTYRQGDGMCLETQHFPDSPNHPSFPSTVLRPGQTYRTTTVHSFSA; this is encoded by the coding sequence ATGGAAACGAGCAGACGTACGGTCATCGCCGCGGCCGCGGCCGCGGGACTCGCCGCCGGCACGGTCGGTACCGCCCACGCGAGCACAGGAGGCAGGAAGCCGGTGAAGGAGCTCTTCGGCAAGCTCGCCGACGGCACCAAGGTCTACCGCTGGTCGCTGGAGAACGGCGGCACACGCCTGAAGGTCATCTCCTACGGCGGCATCGTCCAGTCCCTGGAGATCCCCGACCGCCACGGCCGCTACGCCAACGTCTCCCTCGGATACGACAACCTCGCCTCGTACGTCGCTGGGACGACGTTCTTCGGGGCGACGATCGGCCGCTACGGCAACCGCATCGCCAAGGGACAGTTCACCCTGGACGGCAAGGCCTACCAGCTCTCCGTCAACGACGGGGTGAACAGCCTGCACGGCGGCGCCAAGGGCTTCAACACCAAGGTGTGGGACATCGAGGGCTTCACCTCGGGCTCCGACGTCGGCCTGCACCTCCACTACACCAGCGTCGACGGCGAGATGGGCTACCCGGGCACGCTCAAGGTGAAGGTGACGTACACCCTCACCAGGCACGGCGACTGGCGCATCGACTACGAGGCCACCACCGACAAGGCCACGGTCGTCAACCTCACCAACCACACGTACTACAACCTCGCCGGCGAGGGCAGCGGCGGCATCTACGACCACGAGCTGCACCTGGCCGCGGGCCGTTACACGCCCACCGACTCGGGGCTGATCCCCACCGGTGAGCTGGCCAAGGTCGCGGGCACCCCCTTCGACTTCCGCAAGGCCAAGCCGATCGGCCGCGACATCCGCGTCGGCCACCCCCAGCTGGTCACCGCCAAGGGCTTCGACCACAACTGGGTCCTCGACAAGGGCGTCACCGCCAGGCCCGAGCACATCGCGACCCTGCGCGACCCGAAGTCCGGCCGCACCCTGAAGATCGCGACGGACCAGCCGGGCGTGCAGTTCTACTCGGGCAACTTCCTGGACGGCACCCTGGTCGGCCCTTCCGGACACACCTACCGGCAGGGCGACGGCATGTGCCTGGAGACCCAGCACTTCCCGGACTCGCCGAACCACCCGTCGTTCCCCTCGACGGTGCTGCGACCTGGGCAGACGTACCGCACGACGACGGTCCACTCGTTCAGCGCGTGA
- a CDS encoding mandelate racemase/muconate lactonizing enzyme family protein has product MRITGISTHVVGTPWRNLTYVQVHTDEGLTGVGETRMLGHTDALIGYLREAEANHILGSDPFAVEDLVRRMKYGDYGRAGEIVMSGIAVIEMACWDIKGKALGVPVWQLLGGKVTDKVKAYANGWYTTERTPEAYHKAAQEVVARGYKALKIDPFGTGHFELDHEATLYSVSLIEAVRDAIGPEAELMLEMHGRFSPSTAVRLARELAPFKPAWLEEPVPPENLKALEKVAAKVDIPVATGERIHDRIEFRELFESQAVDIIQPDVGHIGGIWETRKLAATAEAHYVLVAPHNVGGPVLTAASLQVGFTSPNFKILEHFNDFADAEIKKVVKGAPQVVDGYFELSHEPGLGVELDVDAAAEFPQQQARFDLWADGWEQRKPKGTA; this is encoded by the coding sequence GTGCGCATCACGGGAATCAGCACACACGTGGTCGGGACGCCCTGGCGCAACCTGACATACGTCCAGGTGCACACCGACGAGGGCCTGACCGGAGTCGGCGAGACCCGCATGCTGGGCCACACCGACGCACTGATCGGCTATCTGCGAGAGGCGGAGGCCAATCACATTCTCGGCTCCGACCCGTTCGCTGTCGAGGACCTCGTCCGACGGATGAAGTACGGCGACTACGGGCGCGCCGGCGAGATCGTGATGTCCGGCATCGCGGTCATCGAGATGGCCTGCTGGGACATCAAGGGCAAGGCCCTCGGCGTCCCCGTGTGGCAGCTGCTCGGCGGCAAGGTCACCGACAAGGTCAAGGCCTACGCCAATGGGTGGTACACGACCGAGCGAACTCCGGAGGCCTACCACAAGGCCGCCCAGGAGGTCGTGGCGCGCGGGTACAAGGCGCTGAAGATCGACCCCTTCGGGACCGGGCACTTCGAGCTCGACCACGAGGCGACGCTCTACTCCGTCTCGCTGATCGAGGCCGTGCGCGACGCGATCGGGCCCGAGGCCGAGTTGATGCTGGAGATGCACGGACGGTTCTCCCCTTCCACCGCCGTCCGGCTCGCCCGCGAGCTCGCGCCCTTCAAGCCCGCGTGGCTGGAGGAGCCGGTCCCGCCGGAGAACCTGAAGGCCCTGGAGAAGGTCGCCGCCAAGGTGGACATCCCGGTCGCGACCGGTGAGCGCATCCACGACCGCATCGAGTTCCGCGAGCTCTTCGAGAGCCAGGCCGTGGACATCATCCAGCCCGACGTCGGTCACATCGGCGGCATCTGGGAGACGCGGAAGCTGGCCGCCACCGCCGAGGCGCACTACGTCCTCGTCGCGCCGCACAACGTCGGTGGCCCGGTCCTCACCGCCGCCTCCCTCCAAGTCGGCTTCACCTCCCCCAACTTCAAGATCCTCGAACACTTCAACGACTTCGCGGACGCGGAGATCAAGAAGGTCGTGAAGGGCGCCCCACAGGTCGTCGACGGCTACTTCGAGCTGTCCCACGAGCCCGGTCTCGGAGTCGAGCTGGACGTCGACGCGGCGGCCGAGTTCCCGCAGCAGCAGGCCCGTTTCGACCTCTGGGCCGACGGCTGGGAACAGCGCAAGCCCAAGGGGACCGCGTGA
- the chvE gene encoding multiple monosaccharide ABC transporter substrate-binding protein, which yields MRNRRAALTAIAGAASLALTLTACGQNSDGGSKDSSGSTKGATIGISMPTKSSERWIGDGNNVVKDLESKGYKTKLAFGEDDPDTQVSQIENMITQGVKALIIAAIDNKSMNNVLQQAADAKIPVISYDRLILGTKNVDYYASFDNEKVGELQGNYILQKLGLADGSKKGPFNIELFAGSNDDNNTKYFFGGAMKVLQPYIDKKQLVVKSGQTALNQVTTLRWDGGTAQKRMDDILTSSYKSARVDAVLSPYDGISIGILSSLKSDDYGSKSKPLPVVTGQDAELASVKSIIAGEQTQTVYKDTRKLATVASGMVDAALNGKKPELNDTKTYDNGTKVVPAYLLQPVSVDKTNYEKELVGTGYYKDSDLK from the coding sequence ATGCGCAACCGCAGAGCCGCCCTCACCGCCATTGCCGGCGCGGCCTCCCTCGCCCTCACCCTGACCGCCTGCGGCCAGAACAGCGACGGCGGCAGCAAGGACTCCTCGGGGAGCACCAAGGGCGCCACGATCGGCATCTCGATGCCGACCAAGTCCTCCGAGCGCTGGATCGGCGACGGAAACAACGTGGTCAAGGACCTCGAGTCGAAGGGCTACAAGACCAAGCTGGCCTTCGGCGAGGACGACCCCGACACGCAGGTCTCGCAGATCGAGAACATGATCACGCAGGGCGTCAAGGCCCTGATCATCGCGGCCATCGACAACAAGTCGATGAACAACGTGCTCCAGCAGGCCGCCGACGCCAAGATCCCGGTGATCTCCTACGACCGACTGATCCTCGGCACCAAGAACGTCGACTACTACGCGTCGTTCGACAACGAGAAGGTCGGCGAGCTCCAGGGCAACTACATCCTGCAGAAGCTCGGTCTCGCGGACGGCTCCAAGAAGGGCCCGTTCAACATCGAGCTCTTCGCCGGCTCGAACGACGACAACAACACGAAGTACTTCTTCGGCGGCGCGATGAAGGTCCTGCAGCCGTACATCGACAAGAAGCAGCTCGTCGTCAAGTCCGGCCAGACCGCGCTGAACCAGGTCACCACCCTGCGCTGGGACGGCGGCACCGCCCAGAAGCGCATGGACGACATCCTGACCTCGTCGTACAAGAGCGCCCGGGTCGACGCGGTGCTCTCGCCCTACGACGGCATCTCCATCGGCATCCTCTCCTCGCTGAAGTCGGACGACTACGGCTCCAAGAGCAAGCCGCTGCCGGTCGTCACCGGCCAGGACGCCGAGCTGGCCTCGGTGAAGTCGATCATCGCGGGCGAGCAGACGCAGACCGTCTACAAGGACACCCGCAAGCTGGCGACGGTGGCCTCGGGCATGGTCGACGCGGCCCTCAACGGCAAGAAGCCCGAGCTCAACGACACCAAGACGTACGACAACGGCACCAAGGTCGTCCCCGCCTACCTGCTCCAGCCGGTCAGCGTCGACAAGACCAACTACGAGAAGGAACTGGTCGGCACCGGCTACTACAAGGACAGCGACCTCAAGTAA
- a CDS encoding SCO2400 family protein yields the protein MDYCDPCRRHLNGALACPGCGTSAEQLRTHAEETDMRAGTGAGAVDAGVDSLHEGDNDDEDYGDDEDEDGEGERSGRAAARRRNRGRGRGRDSEGPGGASRRDRKAAAHRRRRRRVLLVVAGFVLAAGGLSLAELGIDGPGLLPKPAAAGGESPDGSATSDAGTARPIGDKGSSGGPSAATASPDASASPSASKSAKDDKSKDDKKKGSQEQSATAGTGVVPSATSGPVSSTPPKSSPKPTAAPTSAAPSPSPSPSRCNRFLWWCT from the coding sequence ATGGACTACTGCGACCCGTGCCGACGGCACCTCAATGGCGCCCTTGCCTGCCCGGGGTGCGGCACCTCCGCCGAACAGCTCCGCACGCATGCGGAGGAGACCGACATGCGTGCCGGAACGGGCGCTGGGGCGGTCGACGCCGGCGTCGACTCGTTGCACGAGGGCGACAACGACGACGAGGATTACGGCGACGACGAGGACGAGGACGGCGAGGGGGAGCGGTCCGGGCGGGCCGCTGCCCGGCGACGGAACCGTGGGCGAGGCCGGGGCCGGGACTCGGAGGGGCCCGGCGGTGCGAGCCGGCGGGACCGGAAGGCCGCGGCGCACCGTCGGCGGCGGCGTCGGGTGCTGCTCGTCGTCGCGGGGTTCGTACTGGCGGCGGGTGGGCTGAGTCTCGCGGAGCTCGGCATAGACGGGCCGGGGCTGTTGCCGAAGCCGGCCGCGGCCGGGGGTGAGTCGCCGGACGGGTCGGCGACCTCGGACGCCGGGACGGCGCGGCCGATCGGCGACAAGGGTTCGTCCGGTGGTCCGTCCGCCGCGACGGCCTCTCCGGACGCGTCGGCGTCTCCCTCCGCCTCCAAGTCCGCCAAGGATGACAAGTCCAAGGACGACAAGAAGAAGGGCTCGCAGGAGCAGTCGGCCACGGCGGGTACGGGTGTGGTGCCGTCCGCGACGTCCGGCCCCGTGTCCTCCACTCCGCCGAAGTCGTCCCCCAAGCCGACGGCCGCGCCGACCTCGGCCGCGCCGTCGCCATCGCCTTCACCTTCACGGTGCAACCGTTTCCTGTGGTGGTGCACGTAG
- a CDS encoding NADP-dependent oxidoreductase, producing MTETQLPAVNREWHLVSRPVGWPKPEDFALVEAEVPQPGEGQVLVRNAYVSVDPYMRGRMSAAKSYVAPFELGKVMQGGAVGEVIASNAEGVEVGDHLLHFFGWREYAVVDAKQAVKVDPQAAPLSTYLGVLGMTGLTAYAGLLRTAAFKEGDSVFVSGAAGAVGSQVGQIAKLKGASRVIGSAGSDEKVKLLVEEYGFDAAFNYKNGPVSEQLRAAAPDGVDVYFDNVGGDHLEAAIGSLNRDGRIAVCGMISVYNSTEPVPGPKNLARLIQTRGRIQGFLVGDHYDLQAQFVQEVGAWVRSGELKYSETVLEGIENNLEAFFGVLRGDNVGKMIVKL from the coding sequence ATGACCGAGACCCAGCTCCCCGCCGTCAACCGCGAATGGCACCTGGTCAGCCGCCCGGTCGGCTGGCCGAAGCCCGAGGACTTCGCCCTGGTCGAGGCCGAGGTCCCGCAGCCGGGGGAGGGTCAGGTCCTCGTACGGAACGCGTACGTGTCCGTCGACCCGTACATGCGCGGCCGCATGAGCGCCGCCAAGTCCTACGTCGCCCCCTTCGAGCTGGGCAAGGTCATGCAGGGCGGCGCAGTCGGTGAGGTCATCGCCTCCAACGCCGAGGGCGTCGAGGTCGGCGACCACCTCCTGCACTTCTTCGGCTGGCGCGAGTACGCCGTCGTGGACGCCAAGCAGGCCGTCAAGGTGGACCCGCAGGCCGCGCCGCTGTCGACGTACCTCGGTGTCCTCGGCATGACCGGACTCACCGCCTACGCGGGCCTCCTGCGCACCGCCGCCTTCAAGGAGGGCGACTCCGTCTTCGTGTCGGGTGCGGCCGGTGCCGTCGGCAGCCAGGTCGGGCAGATCGCCAAGCTCAAGGGCGCCTCGCGCGTCATCGGCTCCGCCGGCTCCGACGAGAAGGTCAAGCTGCTCGTCGAGGAGTACGGCTTCGACGCCGCCTTCAACTACAAGAACGGGCCGGTCAGCGAGCAGCTGCGCGCCGCCGCCCCCGACGGCGTCGACGTCTACTTCGACAACGTGGGCGGCGACCACCTGGAGGCGGCCATCGGCTCCCTCAACCGGGACGGCCGCATCGCCGTCTGCGGCATGATCTCGGTCTACAACAGCACCGAGCCCGTCCCCGGCCCGAAGAACCTCGCCCGCCTCATCCAGACCCGCGGTCGCATCCAGGGCTTCCTGGTCGGCGACCACTACGACCTCCAGGCGCAGTTCGTTCAGGAGGTCGGCGCCTGGGTCCGCTCCGGCGAGCTCAAGTACAGCGAGACGGTTCTCGAGGGCATCGAGAACAACCTGGAGGCGTTCTTCGGCGTCCTGCGCGGCGACAACGTCGGCAAGATGATCGTCAAGCTCTGA
- the mmsA gene encoding multiple monosaccharide ABC transporter ATP-binding protein yields the protein MAGPVLEMRSIVKTFPGVKALSDVTLTVQQGEVHAICGENGAGKSTLMKVLSGVHPHGSYEGDILFEGEVCSFKDIRASEHHGIVIIHQELALVPYLSIAENIFLGNEHATRGLISWTETLRHASELLRRVGLDENPQTRVADIGVGKQQLVEIAKALSKQVKLLILDEPTAALNDEDSGKLLDLILELKNQGITSIIISHKLNEIARVADSVTILRDGRTIETLDVKAPETTEDRIISGMVGRDLEHRFPERTPHHPEEGAAPALEVRDWTVFHPIDQQRKVVDDVSISVRRGEIVGIAGLMGAGRTELAMNVFGRTYGRYAGGTVLRDGKEIRTKTVSEAVGHGIAYVTEDRKHYGLNLIDTINRNITLSALGKVAKRGIVDEHEERQVSEGYRKSMNIKAPTVFEPVGKLSGGNQQKVVLSKWIFAGPEVLILDEPTRGIDVGAKFEIYTVIDKLAAEGKAVVFISSELPELLGMCDRIYTMAAGRLTGEFSRAEASQETLMRQMTKDKEVTR from the coding sequence ATGGCGGGACCCGTCCTGGAAATGCGCTCGATCGTCAAGACCTTTCCCGGCGTCAAGGCGCTGTCGGACGTCACTCTGACCGTCCAACAGGGCGAGGTCCATGCCATCTGCGGGGAGAACGGCGCCGGCAAGTCGACCTTGATGAAGGTCCTCTCCGGCGTTCACCCGCACGGGAGTTACGAGGGGGACATCCTCTTCGAGGGGGAGGTCTGCTCCTTCAAGGACATCAGGGCCAGTGAGCACCACGGCATCGTGATCATCCACCAGGAACTGGCCCTGGTTCCCTACCTCTCCATCGCGGAGAACATCTTCCTCGGCAACGAGCACGCCACCCGCGGGCTCATCAGCTGGACCGAGACGCTGCGGCACGCCTCCGAGCTGTTGCGGCGGGTCGGGCTCGACGAGAACCCGCAGACCCGCGTCGCCGACATCGGCGTGGGCAAGCAGCAGCTCGTGGAGATCGCGAAGGCGCTGTCGAAGCAGGTGAAGCTGCTCATCCTGGATGAGCCGACGGCCGCCCTGAACGACGAGGACAGCGGCAAACTCCTGGATCTCATCCTGGAGTTGAAGAACCAGGGCATCACCTCGATCATCATTTCCCACAAGCTGAACGAGATCGCGCGGGTAGCGGACTCGGTGACCATCCTGCGTGACGGCCGGACCATCGAGACCCTCGACGTGAAGGCCCCGGAGACCACCGAGGACCGGATCATCAGCGGCATGGTGGGCCGCGACCTCGAACACCGCTTCCCGGAGCGGACGCCGCACCACCCGGAGGAGGGCGCCGCGCCCGCCCTGGAGGTCCGCGACTGGACCGTGTTCCACCCGATCGACCAGCAACGCAAGGTCGTCGACGACGTGTCGATTTCCGTGCGGCGTGGGGAGATCGTCGGTATCGCGGGGCTCATGGGCGCCGGACGCACCGAACTGGCGATGAACGTCTTCGGACGCACCTACGGCCGGTACGCGGGCGGCACGGTGCTCCGGGACGGCAAGGAGATCCGTACGAAGACCGTGTCCGAAGCGGTCGGACACGGCATCGCGTACGTCACCGAGGACCGCAAGCACTACGGCCTCAACCTCATCGACACCATCAACCGCAACATCACGCTCAGTGCCCTGGGCAAGGTGGCGAAGCGCGGGATCGTCGACGAGCACGAGGAGCGGCAGGTCTCCGAGGGCTACCGCAAGTCCATGAACATCAAGGCGCCGACCGTCTTCGAGCCGGTGGGCAAGCTGTCGGGCGGCAACCAGCAGAAGGTCGTCCTCAGCAAGTGGATCTTCGCGGGCCCCGAGGTGCTGATCCTCGACGAGCCGACCCGCGGGATCGACGTGGGCGCCAAGTTCGAGATCTACACGGTCATCGACAAGCTGGCGGCCGAGGGCAAGGCGGTCGTCTTCATCTCCTCCGAGCTCCCGGAGCTGCTCGGAATGTGCGACCGCATCTACACGATGGCCGCAGGACGGCTGACGGGTGAGTTCTCGCGGGCGGAGGCCTCGCAGGAAACGCTGATGCGCCAGATGACGAAGGACAAAGAGGTAACCCGATGA
- a CDS encoding zinc-dependent alcohol dehydrogenase → MSTAVVVEAPGEHRLVDHEPVRPGAGEALVRVHAVGICGSDREVYQGNRPDGYVRYPLTPGHEWSGTVEAVGAGVPESIVGRKVVGEGFRNCQVCDRCHAGETTLCTAGYEETGFTQPGAMATTLTLPARLLHVLPDDADLTAAALLEPAACIAAAALKANARPGERVAVVGTGTLGMFAIQFLKANSPAELLVVGTRPDRAALSKDFGATDFRTKDQELPDDFDVVIETAGSASAARTAASLLRRGGRLVLTGIPATGAEGLDPTDLVVRQLEVHTVFGAPPAAWAHTVRVFGAGLLSPLPLVTHELPLAEFPQAIELVGSGDPKVGKVLLKP, encoded by the coding sequence GTGAGCACCGCGGTCGTCGTCGAGGCGCCGGGCGAGCACCGGCTGGTCGACCACGAGCCGGTGCGGCCGGGCGCCGGTGAGGCCCTGGTGCGGGTCCACGCCGTGGGTATTTGCGGCAGCGACCGCGAGGTCTACCAGGGCAACCGCCCTGACGGGTACGTCCGCTATCCGCTCACGCCCGGCCACGAGTGGTCGGGGACCGTCGAGGCGGTCGGGGCCGGGGTGCCGGAGTCGATCGTCGGACGCAAGGTCGTCGGTGAGGGCTTCCGCAACTGCCAGGTCTGCGACCGCTGCCACGCGGGCGAGACAACGTTGTGCACGGCGGGGTACGAGGAGACCGGGTTCACCCAGCCGGGCGCGATGGCGACCACGCTGACCCTCCCGGCCCGGCTGCTGCACGTGCTGCCGGACGACGCCGACCTGACGGCGGCGGCCCTCCTGGAGCCCGCCGCCTGCATCGCGGCCGCCGCGCTGAAGGCGAACGCCCGGCCCGGTGAGCGGGTCGCCGTGGTCGGGACCGGCACGCTCGGGATGTTCGCGATCCAGTTCCTGAAGGCGAACTCTCCGGCGGAGCTGCTCGTGGTCGGGACCCGGCCGGACCGGGCGGCGCTGTCGAAGGACTTCGGCGCCACCGACTTCCGTACGAAGGACCAGGAACTCCCCGACGACTTCGACGTCGTCATCGAGACCGCCGGGTCCGCGTCCGCCGCGCGCACCGCCGCCTCCCTGCTGAGGCGCGGCGGACGCCTGGTCCTCACGGGGATCCCGGCGACGGGTGCGGAGGGGCTCGACCCCACCGATCTCGTCGTACGGCAGCTGGAGGTGCACACCGTGTTCGGGGCGCCGCCGGCGGCCTGGGCGCACACCGTGCGGGTCTTCGGCGCGGGGCTGCTCAGTCCGTTGCCGCTGGTCACGCACGAGCTGCCGCTCGCTGAGTTCCCGCAGGCCATCGAGTTGGTGGGGTCCGGCGACCCCAAGGTCGGAAAGGTCTTGCTGAAGCCGTAG
- the mmsB gene encoding multiple monosaccharide ABC transporter permease yields MSTDVTAKAPAPAPPGKSGSATGESLLQLMLDGMRRNMRQYGMLFALGLIVVLFAVWTDGDLLLPRNVSNLVLQNSYILILAIGMMLVIIAGHIDLSVGSLTAFVGAVGAVLMVNHNISWPIALVLCLAMGAAAGAAQGFLIAYLGIPSFIVTLAGMLTFRGLTEIFLKGQTIGPFPEGLQKVANSFLPEVGPHTNYHNLTLLLGIGLIAFVVVKEVRDRGRQQEFSLDVLPRNLFLLKLVALIAAVATVTMLLASYKGAPVVLLILGVLVAGFGYLMRNAVIGRHIYAIGGNLPAAKLSGVKDKKVTFLVFLNMGMLAALAGLVFAARFNAASPKAGLNFELEAIAASFIGGASMSGGVGTVLGAIIGGLVLGVLNNGMNLVGIGSDWQQVIKGLVLLAAVGFDVWNKRKVGS; encoded by the coding sequence ATGAGCACGGATGTGACCGCCAAGGCGCCGGCCCCGGCGCCGCCCGGCAAGAGCGGCTCGGCCACGGGCGAGAGCCTGCTTCAGCTGATGCTGGACGGCATGCGCCGCAACATGCGGCAGTACGGCATGCTGTTCGCCCTCGGTCTGATCGTGGTGCTGTTCGCCGTGTGGACCGACGGCGACCTGCTGCTGCCGCGCAACGTCTCCAACCTGGTGCTGCAGAACAGCTACATCCTGATCCTCGCGATCGGCATGATGCTCGTCATCATCGCGGGCCACATCGACCTGTCGGTCGGCTCGTTGACGGCGTTCGTGGGCGCGGTGGGAGCCGTGCTGATGGTCAACCACAACATCTCCTGGCCCATCGCCCTGGTGCTGTGTCTGGCCATGGGCGCCGCCGCGGGCGCCGCGCAAGGGTTCCTCATCGCGTATCTCGGCATACCGTCGTTCATCGTGACCCTGGCGGGCATGCTGACCTTCCGCGGTCTGACCGAGATCTTCCTCAAGGGCCAGACGATCGGCCCGTTCCCCGAGGGTCTGCAGAAGGTCGCCAACAGCTTCCTGCCCGAGGTCGGCCCCCACACGAACTACCACAACCTCACCCTGCTGCTGGGCATCGGGCTGATCGCGTTCGTGGTGGTCAAGGAGGTCCGCGACCGGGGGCGTCAGCAGGAGTTCTCGCTCGACGTGCTGCCGCGCAACCTCTTCCTCCTCAAGCTCGTCGCGCTGATCGCCGCCGTCGCCACCGTCACCATGCTGCTCGCCAGCTACAAGGGTGCTCCGGTGGTCCTGCTGATCCTCGGCGTCCTGGTCGCCGGCTTCGGCTACCTGATGCGCAACGCGGTCATCGGCCGTCACATCTACGCGATCGGCGGCAACCTCCCGGCGGCCAAGCTGTCGGGTGTGAAGGACAAGAAGGTCACCTTCCTGGTCTTCCTGAACATGGGCATGCTCGCGGCCCTGGCGGGTCTGGTCTTCGCCGCCCGCTTCAACGCGGCCTCGCCCAAGGCCGGTCTGAACTTCGAACTGGAGGCGATCGCGGCCTCGTTCATCGGCGGCGCGTCGATGAGCGGCGGCGTGGGCACGGTCCTCGGCGCGATCATCGGTGGTCTCGTCCTGGGCGTGCTGAACAACGGTATGAACCTCGTCGGCATCGGCTCCGACTGGCAGCAGGTCATCAAGGGACTGGTACTGCTGGCCGCGGTCGGCTTCGACGTGTGGAACAAACGCAAGGTCGGTTCGTAA
- a CDS encoding MarR family winged helix-turn-helix transcriptional regulator, which yields MATQRTTRIDPLTLEVVDLIGTVVARYHEEYEEAAAEHALTGAQARLLSLLSLEPLPMRRLAQKLKCEPSNVTGIVDRLEARGLAERRPDPSDRRVKLAAATEEGRRVARSLRDALNFAREPLAGLSTEERLSLRDLLQRMLTP from the coding sequence ATGGCCACGCAAAGAACAACCCGTATCGACCCGCTGACCCTTGAGGTCGTGGACCTCATCGGCACGGTCGTGGCCCGCTATCACGAGGAGTACGAGGAGGCTGCCGCCGAGCATGCGCTGACCGGGGCGCAGGCGCGACTTCTGAGCCTGCTCTCCCTGGAGCCGCTGCCGATGCGGCGACTCGCCCAGAAGCTGAAGTGCGAGCCGTCGAACGTGACCGGGATCGTGGACCGGCTGGAGGCGCGGGGTCTGGCCGAGCGGCGCCCCGACCCGTCCGACCGCCGCGTGAAGCTGGCCGCGGCGACGGAGGAGGGCCGGCGTGTCGCACGCTCCCTCCGCGACGCGCTCAACTTCGCTCGCGAGCCCCTGGCGGGCCTCTCCACCGAGGAGCGCCTGTCCCTCCGGGACCTCCTGCAGAGAATGCTCACGCCGTAG